Proteins from a single region of Lampris incognitus isolate fLamInc1 chromosome 16, fLamInc1.hap2, whole genome shotgun sequence:
- the fyna gene encoding tyrosine-protein kinase fyna: protein MGCVQCKDKEATKLTDDRETSLTQNSGYRYGADPTPQHYPSFGVTAIPNYNNFHSAATQGVTVFGGVHTSSQSGTLRSRGGTGVTLFVALYDYEARTEDDLSFRKGEKFQILNSTEGDWWEARSLTTGGTGYIPSNYVAPVDSIQAEDWYFGKLGRKDAERQLLSNGNPRGTFLIRESETTKGAFSLSIQDWDDIKGDHVKHYKIRKLDSGGYYITTRAQFETLQQLVQHYSARAAGLCCRLIVPCHKGMPRLADLSVKTKDVWEIPRESLQLIKRLGNGQFGEVWMGTWNGTTKVAVKTLKPGTMSPESFLEEAQIMKKLRHDKLVQLYAVVSEEPIYIVTEYMSKGSLLDFLKDGEGRGLKLPNLVDMAAQVAAGMAYIERMNYIHRDLRSANILVGDSLVCKIADFGLARLIEDNEYTARQGAKFPIKWTAPEAALYGKFTIKSDVWSFGILLTELVTKGRVPYPGMNNREVLEQVERGYRMPCPQDCPISLHELMIQCWKKDPEERPTFEYLQAFLEDYFTATEPQYQPGDNL, encoded by the exons ATGGGCTGTGTCCAATGTAAGGATAAAGAAGCAACAAAACTCACTGATGATCGGGAGACCAGTCTCACGCAAAACTCGGGGTACCGCTATGGGGCTGACCCAACGCCGCAGCATTACCCCAGCTTCGGGGTCACCGCCATCCCAAACTACAACAACTTCCACAGCGCAGCAACGCAGGGGGTGACCGTGTTCGGAGGGGTCCACACTTCCTCACAGTCTGGGACGCTCCGGTCCCGAGGAGGAACAG GGGTAACCTTGTTTGTGGCGCTGTATGACTATGAAGCCAGGACTGAGGATGACCTCAGCTTCAGAAAGGGGGAGAAGTTCCAGATCCTAAACAGCAC tGAGGGAGACTGGTGGGAGGCTCGTTCTCTCACTACGGGTGGAACTGGTTACATTCCCAGTAATTACGTGGCTCCAGTGGACTCCATCCAAGCTGAGGA CTGGTATTTTGGTAAACTAGGCCGAAAGGACGCAGAGAGACAGCTCCTCTCCAACGGCAACCCCAGAGGCACATTCCTCATCCGTGAGAGTGAAACAACCAAAG GGGCCTTTTCCCTGTCTATCCAGGACTGGGATGACATCAAAGGAGATCACGTGAAACACTACAAAATTCGCAAGTTGGACAGCGGTGGCTACTACATCACCACCAGGGCACAGTTTGAGACGCTACAGCAGCTGGTGCAGCACTACTCTG CCAGGGCTGCAGGACTTTGCTGCCGGCTTATAGTCCCATGCCATAAAGGCATGCCCCGTCTGGCAGACCTGTCCGTTAAAACCAAAGACGTGTGGGAGATCCCGCGGGAGTCGCTGCAGCTCATCAAACGTCTTGGCAATGGCCAGTTTGGAGAGGTCTGGATGG GCACGTGGAATGGCACCACTAAGGTGGCAGTGAAGACTCTGAAGCCAGGCACCATGTCGCCCGAGTCCTTCCTAGAGGAGGCCCAGATTATGAAGAAGCTTCGACATGACAAGCTGGTCCAGCTCTATGCCGTGGTGTCCGAGGAGCCCATCTATATTGTCACAGAGTACATGAGCAAAG GGAGCTTGCTTGACTTCCTGAAGGACGGAGAAGGACGAGGTCTCAAGCTGCCGAATCTAGTGGACATGGCGGCTCAG GTGGCAGCAGGCATGGCCTACATTGAGAGGATGAACTACATCCACCGAGACCTGCGCTCTGCCAACATCCTGGTAGGAGACAGCCTGGTGTGTAAGATTGCTGACTTTGGTCTGGCTCGCCTCATAGAGGACAACGAGTACACCGCAAGACAAG GTGCCAAGTTTCCCATTAAATGGACCGCTCCCGAGGCAGCACTCTATGGGAAGTTCACCATCAAATCAGATGTCTGGTCATTTGGAATCCTGTTGACAGAGCTGGTGACCAAGGGCCGAGTCCCCTATCCTG GTATGAACAAccgtgaggtgttggagcaggtgGAGCGCGGCTACAGAATGCCCTGCCCTCAGGACTGCCCCATATCCCTGCATGAGCTGATGATCCAGTGCTGGAAGAAAGACCCGGAGGAGCGGCCTACCTTCGAGTACTTGCAGGCCTTTTTGGAGGACTACTTCACTGCCACTGAGCCACAGTACCAGCCGGGGGATAATCTCTGA